In Streptomyces sclerotialus, one genomic interval encodes:
- a CDS encoding vitamin B12-dependent ribonucleotide reductase, translating into MTETTSGPARGSRKGSKASKGLRIERIHTTPGVHPYDEVAWESRDVVMTNWRDGSVNFEQRGVEFPEFWSVNAVNIVTSKYFRGAVGSPDREKSLKQLIDRVVKTYRKSGEENGYFASPADAEIFEHELAYALLHQIFSFNSPVWFNVGTKQPQQVSACFILSVDDSMESILDWYKEEGMIFKGGSGAGLNLSRIRSSKELLSSGGNASGPVSFMRGADASAGTIKSGGATRRAAKMVVLDVDHPDVEAFIETKVKEEEKVRALRDAGFDMDLGGDDITSVQYQNANNSVRVNDEFMKAVETGSKFGLRGRMDNEVIEEVDAKGLFRKMAEAAWACADPGIQYDDTINHWHTSPESGRITASNPCSEYMHLDNSSCNLASLNLMKFLRDDDKGNQSFDAERFAKVVELVITAMDISICFADFPTEKIGETTRAFRQLGIGYANLGALLMATGHAYDSDGGRALAGAITSLMTGTSYKRSAELAAVVGPYDGYARNADAHKRVMKQHADANGAATRMDDLDTPVWAAATEAWQDVIRLGEKNGFRNAQASVLAPTGTIGLMMDCDTTGVEPDLALVKFKKLVGGGSMQIVNNTVPKALKRLGYQPEQVEAIVAHIAEHGNVIDAPALKPEHYEVFDCAMGERSISAMGHVRMMAAAQPFLSGAISKTVNVPESATVEEIEDVYFQGWKLGLKALAIYRDNCKVGQPLSAKKKEEEKKAEPVAEKKVVEYRPVRKRLPKGRPGITTSFTVGGAEGYMTANSYPDDGLGEVFLKMSKQGSTLAGMMDAFSIAVSVGLQYGVPLETYVSKFTNMRFEPAGMTDDPDVRMAQSIVDYIFRRLALDFLPFETRSALGIHSVEERQRHLETGSYEPAEDEVDIQGLAQSAPLTPAAQNSAPTSTEEVVEETAAPAPKQAHTNAELVEMQLGINADAPLCFSCGTKMQRAGSCYLCEGCGSTSGCS; encoded by the coding sequence ATGACAGAGACGACGAGCGGCCCGGCGCGAGGCTCCCGCAAGGGAAGCAAGGCGAGCAAGGGTCTGCGTATCGAGCGCATCCACACCACCCCCGGCGTGCATCCGTACGACGAGGTGGCGTGGGAGAGCCGTGACGTCGTCATGACCAACTGGCGCGACGGCTCGGTCAACTTCGAGCAGCGTGGCGTCGAGTTCCCCGAGTTCTGGTCGGTGAACGCGGTCAACATCGTCACAAGCAAGTACTTCCGTGGTGCGGTCGGCTCTCCGGACCGTGAGAAGAGCCTCAAGCAGCTCATCGACCGCGTGGTGAAGACGTACCGGAAGTCCGGCGAGGAGAACGGTTACTTCGCTTCCCCGGCCGACGCCGAGATCTTCGAGCACGAGCTGGCCTACGCCCTCCTGCACCAGATCTTCAGCTTCAACTCGCCGGTCTGGTTCAACGTCGGCACCAAGCAGCCGCAGCAGGTCAGCGCCTGCTTCATCCTCTCGGTCGACGACTCCATGGAGTCGATCCTCGACTGGTACAAGGAAGAGGGGATGATCTTCAAGGGCGGCTCCGGCGCCGGCCTGAACCTCTCCCGCATCCGCTCCTCCAAGGAGCTGCTCTCCTCCGGCGGCAACGCCTCAGGGCCGGTCTCCTTCATGCGCGGCGCCGACGCGTCCGCCGGAACGATCAAGTCGGGCGGCGCCACCCGCCGCGCCGCCAAGATGGTCGTCCTGGACGTGGACCACCCGGACGTCGAGGCCTTCATCGAGACCAAGGTGAAGGAGGAGGAGAAGGTCCGCGCGCTGCGCGACGCGGGCTTCGACATGGACCTGGGCGGCGACGACATCACGTCCGTCCAGTACCAGAACGCCAACAACTCCGTCCGGGTGAACGACGAGTTCATGAAGGCGGTCGAGACCGGCTCGAAGTTCGGCCTGCGCGGCCGCATGGACAACGAGGTCATCGAGGAGGTCGACGCCAAGGGCCTGTTCCGCAAGATGGCCGAGGCCGCCTGGGCCTGCGCCGACCCCGGTATCCAGTACGACGACACGATCAACCACTGGCACACCTCGCCGGAGTCGGGCCGGATCACCGCCTCGAACCCCTGCAGCGAGTACATGCACCTGGACAACTCCTCGTGCAACCTCGCCTCGCTCAACCTCATGAAGTTCCTGCGCGACGACGACAAGGGCAACCAGTCGTTCGACGCGGAGCGCTTCGCCAAGGTCGTCGAGCTGGTCATCACCGCGATGGACATCTCCATCTGCTTCGCGGACTTCCCGACCGAGAAGATCGGCGAGACCACCCGCGCCTTCCGCCAGCTGGGCATCGGCTACGCCAACCTCGGCGCCCTGCTCATGGCCACCGGTCACGCCTACGACTCCGACGGCGGCCGTGCGCTGGCCGGTGCCATCACCTCACTGATGACCGGTACCTCGTACAAGCGCTCCGCCGAGCTGGCCGCGGTCGTCGGCCCGTACGACGGTTACGCCCGCAACGCCGACGCCCACAAGCGCGTCATGAAGCAGCACGCGGACGCCAACGGTGCCGCCACGCGCATGGACGACCTGGACACCCCGGTGTGGGCCGCGGCCACCGAGGCCTGGCAGGACGTCATCCGCCTCGGCGAGAAGAACGGCTTCCGTAACGCGCAGGCCTCCGTGCTGGCCCCCACCGGCACCATCGGCCTGATGATGGACTGCGACACCACGGGCGTCGAGCCGGACCTGGCCCTGGTCAAGTTCAAGAAGCTCGTCGGCGGCGGCTCGATGCAGATCGTCAACAACACGGTCCCCAAGGCCCTCAAGCGCCTGGGCTACCAGCCCGAGCAGGTCGAGGCGATCGTGGCCCACATCGCCGAGCACGGCAACGTGATCGACGCGCCGGCCCTCAAGCCGGAGCACTACGAGGTCTTCGACTGCGCGATGGGCGAGCGCTCCATCTCTGCGATGGGCCACGTCCGCATGATGGCGGCCGCCCAGCCGTTCCTCTCCGGCGCGATCTCCAAGACGGTCAACGTCCCGGAGTCGGCCACCGTCGAGGAGATCGAGGACGTCTACTTCCAGGGCTGGAAGCTCGGCCTGAAGGCGCTCGCGATCTACCGCGACAACTGCAAGGTCGGCCAGCCGCTCTCCGCCAAGAAGAAGGAGGAGGAGAAGAAGGCCGAGCCGGTCGCCGAGAAGAAGGTCGTCGAGTACCGCCCGGTCCGCAAGCGTCTCCCGAAGGGCCGTCCCGGCATCACCACCTCCTTCACCGTCGGCGGCGCCGAGGGTTACATGACGGCCAACTCCTACCCGGACGACGGCCTGGGCGAGGTCTTCCTGAAGATGTCCAAGCAGGGCTCGACCCTCGCGGGCATGATGGACGCCTTCTCCATCGCGGTCTCGGTCGGCCTCCAGTACGGCGTGCCGCTGGAGACCTACGTCTCGAAGTTCACCAACATGCGCTTCGAGCCGGCCGGCATGACGGACGACCCGGACGTGCGGATGGCGCAGTCGATCGTCGACTACATCTTCCGCCGCCTGGCGCTGGACTTCCTGCCCTTCGAGACCCGCTCGGCGCTCGGCATCCACTCCGTCGAGGAGCGTCAGCGCCACCTGGAGACCGGTTCGTACGAGCCGGCCGAGGACGAGGTCGACATCCAGGGTCTGGCGCAGTCCGCGCCGCTGACCCCGGCGGCCCAGAACTCCGCGCCGACCTCCACCGAGGAGGTCGTCGAGGAGACCGCCGCGCCGGCCCCGAAGCAGGCGCACACCAATGCGGAGCTGGTCGAGATGCAGCTGGGCATCAACGCCGACGCCCCGCTGTGCTTCTCCTGCGGTACGAAGATGCAGCGCGCCGGCAGCTGCTACCTCTGCGAGGGCTGCGGCTCCACCAGCGGCTGCAGCTGA
- a CDS encoding TerD family protein: MSSLNKGIDKAEVTLKWDPSPQGEPANDLDIIAATYLKDSVCGEPDYLVHFDQRSPDGTITLNRDSRTGQGFGVDEAMTLEFSRLADRYGRVVVGVAIQQRNGKRTFGDIPNTLVRILEGYDVLAEDDFGAVADSTAAVVAEFVRDEDGEWQLVRGVRGFGGDPDEFASWMGRRPAAG, translated from the coding sequence GTGAGCAGTCTCAACAAGGGGATCGACAAGGCCGAGGTCACGCTGAAATGGGACCCGAGCCCCCAGGGTGAGCCCGCCAACGACCTCGACATCATCGCCGCGACGTACCTCAAGGACTCCGTGTGCGGCGAGCCCGACTACCTCGTGCACTTCGACCAGCGCTCCCCCGACGGGACCATCACGCTGAACCGGGACAGCAGGACCGGGCAGGGTTTCGGTGTGGACGAGGCGATGACGCTGGAGTTCTCGCGGCTGGCGGACCGGTACGGCCGGGTGGTGGTGGGTGTCGCCATTCAGCAGCGGAACGGGAAGCGTACCTTCGGCGACATACCGAACACGCTGGTCCGCATCCTCGAGGGCTATGACGTGCTGGCGGAGGACGACTTCGGTGCGGTCGCCGACTCCACCGCCGCGGTGGTCGCGGAATTCGTGCGGGACGAGGACGGCGAGTGGCAGCTCGTGCGCGGGGTCCGCGGCTTCGGCGGTGATCCCGACGAATTCGCCTCGTGGATGGGGCGCAGGCCCGCCGCCGGGTGA
- a CDS encoding YdbC family protein has product MLVKWIRCTVVDRRGFERGQRKWAGLPGEPGFRGQGGGWSRTRPGVAHLVAFWESRAFYDSFMARSHDRLAAAQIGTYKNSQTRLFEHELDVKVGFRPVFADADVLRLAYCQVKQDRVDHYKLMQEKVWNPAMAGSPGMLRGLLGRAPGEEFLVLSLWQSAAERGKYRPERIERLALRAQMAADIAGVTGDVVDLEPSWTV; this is encoded by the coding sequence GTGCTGGTCAAGTGGATTCGCTGCACCGTCGTGGACCGCCGGGGGTTCGAACGGGGGCAGCGCAAATGGGCGGGGCTGCCCGGGGAGCCGGGCTTTCGGGGGCAGGGAGGCGGCTGGAGCCGTACCCGGCCCGGCGTGGCGCACCTCGTGGCTTTCTGGGAGAGCAGAGCGTTCTACGACTCGTTCATGGCGAGATCGCACGACCGCCTGGCCGCCGCCCAGATCGGCACGTACAAGAACAGCCAGACCCGCCTCTTCGAGCACGAGCTGGACGTCAAGGTCGGCTTCCGCCCCGTTTTCGCGGACGCCGACGTCCTGCGGCTCGCGTACTGCCAGGTCAAGCAGGACCGGGTCGATCACTACAAGCTGATGCAGGAGAAGGTCTGGAACCCCGCCATGGCGGGCTCCCCAGGGATGCTGCGCGGCCTGCTGGGGCGCGCCCCGGGGGAGGAGTTCCTGGTCCTGTCGCTGTGGCAGTCGGCCGCCGAGCGCGGCAAGTACCGCCCCGAGCGCATCGAACGGCTCGCTCTGCGGGCCCAGATGGCCGCGGACATCGCGGGGGTCACCGGGGACGTGGTGGACCTGGAGCCGTCCTGGACGGTGTGA
- a CDS encoding TetR/AcrR family transcriptional regulator — protein MENGPSGAGHDVGTGRPGTRRPGGRTARTRAAVRDAVLAGLAEHGYPGLTVEYVAEHSGVHKTTLYRRWGGVDGLLVDTLGLAGEDSWTPPDTGTLEGDLRALAMEVVRSFADPGTAAPSSAVIAAAFQSEQAAQALRAYYAERFARCEVIVDRAVDRGELSGPRSAVDGGALVRAAAAPLFLRLFITREGLDGTAAEQAVAVTLAAAHAGAFTTSG, from the coding sequence GTGGAAAACGGACCGTCCGGAGCCGGGCACGACGTCGGCACCGGCCGGCCTGGCACCCGGCGGCCCGGCGGACGTACCGCCCGCACGCGCGCGGCCGTCCGCGACGCCGTGCTGGCCGGGCTCGCCGAGCACGGCTACCCCGGACTGACCGTCGAGTACGTCGCCGAACACTCCGGCGTGCACAAGACGACGCTGTACCGCCGCTGGGGCGGGGTCGACGGGCTGCTCGTCGACACGCTCGGCCTGGCCGGCGAGGACAGCTGGACGCCGCCCGACACCGGCACGCTCGAAGGCGACCTTCGCGCGCTCGCGATGGAGGTGGTGCGCTCGTTCGCCGATCCCGGAACCGCCGCGCCCAGCTCTGCCGTCATCGCCGCCGCCTTCCAGTCCGAGCAGGCCGCGCAGGCGCTCCGCGCGTACTACGCCGAACGATTCGCACGCTGCGAAGTGATCGTGGACCGGGCCGTCGACCGCGGTGAGCTGTCCGGCCCGCGATCGGCCGTCGACGGCGGTGCGCTGGTGCGCGCCGCCGCGGCACCGCTCTTCCTCCGGCTGTTCATCACGCGCGAGGGACTCGACGGGACGGCGGCCGAGCAGGCGGTGGCCGTCACGCTGGCAGCGGCACACGCCGGAGCGTTCACGACGAGCGGCTGA
- a CDS encoding histidine phosphatase family protein, which produces MARPRRIVLIRHGESDGNIDDTVYEREPDHALSLTERGIKQAEEAGERLRAMFGDERISAYVSPYRRTHQTFRALGLDENLVRVREEPRLREQDWGNWQDRDDVRLQKAYRDAYGHFFYRFAQGESGADVYDRVGAFLESLWRSFEAPDHPPNVLIVTHGLTMRLFCMRWFHWTVAEFESLSNPHNADHRTLLLGPDGRYRLDRPFESWCTPQSYGASG; this is translated from the coding sequence ATGGCACGCCCCCGACGCATCGTCCTCATCAGACACGGAGAGTCCGACGGAAATATCGACGACACGGTGTACGAGCGGGAGCCGGACCACGCCCTGAGCCTGACCGAGCGCGGCATCAAGCAGGCCGAGGAGGCCGGCGAGCGGCTGCGGGCCATGTTCGGGGACGAGCGAATATCCGCGTACGTCTCTCCGTACCGTCGCACGCACCAGACGTTCCGGGCGCTCGGCCTGGACGAGAACCTGGTCCGGGTGCGCGAGGAGCCGCGGCTGCGCGAGCAGGACTGGGGAAACTGGCAGGACCGGGACGACGTACGGCTCCAGAAGGCCTACCGCGACGCCTACGGCCACTTCTTCTACCGCTTCGCCCAGGGTGAGTCGGGGGCGGACGTCTACGACCGCGTCGGGGCGTTCCTGGAGAGCCTGTGGCGCAGCTTCGAGGCCCCCGATCACCCGCCGAACGTCCTGATCGTCACGCACGGGCTGACCATGCGGCTGTTCTGCATGAGGTGGTTCCACTGGACCGTCGCCGAATTCGAGTCGCTCTCCAATCCGCACAACGCGGATCACCGCACCCTGCTGCTCGGGCCGGACGGGCGGTACCGCCTGGACCGGCCGTTCGAGAGCTGGTGCACACCGCAGTCGTACGGCGCCAGCGGTTAG
- a CDS encoding ADP-ribosylglycohydrolase family protein, translated as MTADHRDAQRFARALESLRGLAVGDALGSQFFVPAHYPALKRRALPPAPWRWTDDTEMAASVLTVLTEHGRIDQDALARSFAERHDEDRAYGPAVDRLLRQVRDGRDWRELASALFNGQGSWGNGAAMRIAPLGAWYADDPEQATHQAEISAYVTHQHREAVVGTMAVAAAAALVADPGRAAGPEALLDAVVELIPRSAVQAGLRRARDMLDYGDAGTVAAVLGCGRRTTAHDTVPFALWAAARNLGSYEQAFWTTAHAGGDVDTTCAIVGGIVAAGPTGAPPQEWLAHTEDLPSWMPAGPS; from the coding sequence ATGACCGCCGATCACCGTGACGCACAGCGCTTCGCGCGGGCCCTGGAGAGCCTGCGGGGGCTCGCCGTGGGCGACGCCCTGGGTTCCCAGTTCTTCGTGCCCGCCCATTACCCCGCGCTCAAGCGCCGCGCACTGCCGCCGGCTCCCTGGCGGTGGACCGACGACACCGAGATGGCCGCCTCGGTGCTGACCGTGCTGACCGAGCACGGCCGCATCGACCAGGACGCCCTCGCCCGCTCCTTCGCCGAGCGCCACGACGAGGACCGGGCGTACGGCCCCGCCGTGGACCGTCTGCTCCGGCAGGTGCGGGACGGCCGGGACTGGCGCGAGCTGGCGTCGGCGCTCTTCAACGGCCAGGGGTCGTGGGGCAACGGTGCCGCGATGCGCATCGCCCCGCTCGGTGCCTGGTACGCCGACGATCCCGAGCAGGCCACCCACCAGGCGGAGATCTCCGCGTACGTCACCCACCAGCACCGTGAGGCGGTCGTCGGGACGATGGCGGTCGCGGCCGCCGCCGCGCTCGTCGCCGACCCGGGCCGCGCCGCAGGTCCCGAAGCGCTGCTCGACGCCGTCGTGGAACTCATCCCGCGCAGCGCCGTCCAGGCGGGGCTGCGCCGCGCCCGCGACATGCTCGACTACGGCGACGCCGGCACCGTCGCCGCGGTGCTCGGCTGCGGCCGGCGCACCACGGCGCACGACACCGTGCCGTTCGCCCTGTGGGCCGCCGCGCGGAACCTCGGCAGCTACGAGCAGGCGTTCTGGACCACCGCCCACGCGGGCGGCGATGTGGACACCACCTGCGCGATCGTCGGAGGCATCGTGGCGGCCGGCCCGACAGGCGCGCCGCCGCAGGAGTGGCTGGCCCACACCGAGGACCTCCCTTCCTGGATGCCGGCCGGACCCTCCTGA
- a CDS encoding ribonuclease HII, whose translation MPYEPPTHTVERSLRATTGAKIIAGVDEVGRGAWAGPVSVCAAVTGLRRPPAGLTDSKLLTPKRRDELAAVLSDWVTCHALGHASPEEIDDLGMTAALRLAAVRALEALPVRPDAVILDGKHDYLGAPWRVRTVIKGDQSCVAVAAASVIAKVKRDTMMAELGLEHEHFGFADNAGYPSPVHRAALEEWGPTPHHRVSWSYMDALPRWQHLKKVRVTPEAAALEAGGQLGFDF comes from the coding sequence ATGCCCTACGAGCCCCCAACTCACACCGTCGAGCGATCGCTGCGCGCCACGACCGGCGCCAAGATCATCGCAGGAGTGGACGAGGTCGGGCGCGGAGCCTGGGCCGGCCCGGTGAGCGTCTGCGCCGCCGTGACCGGACTGCGCCGCCCGCCCGCCGGACTCACCGACTCCAAGCTGCTGACCCCCAAGCGTCGCGACGAACTCGCCGCCGTGCTGAGCGACTGGGTCACCTGTCACGCCCTCGGCCACGCCAGTCCCGAGGAGATCGACGACCTGGGCATGACCGCCGCCCTGCGGCTGGCCGCCGTCCGCGCGCTGGAGGCCCTTCCGGTCCGGCCCGACGCGGTCATCCTCGACGGCAAGCACGACTACCTCGGCGCCCCTTGGAGGGTCCGTACGGTCATCAAGGGCGACCAGTCCTGCGTCGCCGTCGCCGCCGCCTCCGTCATCGCGAAGGTGAAGCGCGACACGATGATGGCCGAACTGGGCCTGGAACACGAGCACTTCGGCTTCGCGGACAACGCCGGTTACCCCTCACCGGTGCACCGCGCGGCCCTGGAGGAGTGGGGCCCGACCCCACATCACAGGGTGTCGTGGTCCTACATGGACGCCCTGCCCCGCTGGCAGCACCTGAAGAAGGTGCGTGTCACCCCCGAAGCAGCCGCTCTGGAGGCCGGTGGCCAACTCGGCTTCGACTTCTGA
- a CDS encoding RecQ family ATP-dependent DNA helicase produces MSNEQLRASADAVLSRLVGDPGGTARLREDQWRAIEALVADHRRALVVQRTGWGKSAVYFVATALLRQRGSGPTVIVSPLLALMRNQVEAAARAGIRARTINSSNTEEWDTVQAEVAAGEVDVLLVSPERLNNPDFRDQVLPKLAAATGLLVVDEAHCISDWGHDFRPDYRRLRTMLADLPPGVPVLATTATANARVTADVAEQLGTGGSSDALVLRGPLDRESLSLGVLQLPDAAHRMAWLAEHLNDLPGSGIIYTLTVAAAEEVTAFLRQCGHTVASYTGKTENADRQQAEEDLLANRVKALVATSALGMGFDKPDLGFVVHLGSPSSPIAYYQQVGRAGRGVEHAEVLLLPGREDQAIWEYFASIAFPPEELVRRTIDVLAHADRPLSLPALEPLVELRRSRLETMLKVLDVDGAVRRVKGGWTATGQPWTYDAERYAWVARQREAEQQAMREYAATAGCRMEFLQRQLDDEGAAPCGRCDNCAGPRFTADVSPAALDAARGELGRAGVVVEPRRMWPTGLPAIGVDLKGRIPAGEQAAAGRALGRLSDIGWGNRLRPLLAPQAPDGPVPADVLDAVVGVLADWAKGPGGWASGDPEAPVRPVGVVTMASRTRPQLIESLGARVAEIGRMPLLGSIAYTDAGGDTPLPRSNSAQRLRALDGALAVPPQLAEALRAAGGPVLLVDDSTETGWTLAVAARLLRRAGAGGVLPLVLAVQG; encoded by the coding sequence ATGAGCAACGAACAGCTGCGTGCCTCGGCCGATGCCGTCCTCTCCCGTCTCGTCGGGGATCCGGGCGGCACCGCCCGGCTGCGCGAGGATCAGTGGCGGGCGATCGAGGCGCTGGTCGCCGACCATCGCCGCGCGCTGGTGGTGCAGCGCACGGGCTGGGGCAAGTCGGCGGTGTATTTCGTCGCGACCGCGCTGCTGCGGCAGCGCGGCAGCGGCCCGACGGTGATCGTCTCGCCGCTGCTGGCGCTGATGCGCAACCAGGTCGAGGCGGCCGCGCGGGCGGGCATCCGCGCGCGCACGATCAATTCCTCCAACACCGAGGAGTGGGACACCGTCCAGGCCGAGGTGGCGGCGGGCGAGGTGGATGTGCTGCTGGTGAGTCCGGAGCGGCTGAACAATCCGGACTTTCGCGACCAGGTGCTGCCCAAGCTCGCCGCTGCGACCGGTCTGCTGGTGGTCGACGAGGCGCACTGCATCTCGGACTGGGGCCATGATTTCCGGCCCGACTACCGCCGGCTGCGTACGATGCTCGCCGATCTGCCGCCGGGCGTCCCGGTCCTGGCCACGACGGCTACGGCCAATGCCCGGGTGACCGCCGACGTGGCCGAGCAGCTCGGCACCGGCGGCAGCTCGGACGCCCTGGTCCTGCGCGGCCCGCTGGACCGGGAGAGCCTGAGCCTGGGCGTGCTCCAGCTGCCCGATGCCGCGCACCGCATGGCCTGGCTCGCCGAGCATCTGAACGATCTCCCGGGCTCCGGGATCATCTACACGCTCACGGTGGCCGCCGCCGAGGAGGTGACGGCCTTCCTGCGGCAGTGCGGGCACACGGTCGCCTCGTACACCGGCAAGACCGAGAACGCGGACCGCCAGCAGGCCGAGGAGGATCTGCTCGCCAACCGCGTCAAGGCGCTGGTCGCCACCTCCGCGCTCGGTATGGGGTTCGACAAGCCCGACCTGGGGTTCGTCGTCCACCTCGGTTCACCGTCCTCTCCCATCGCGTACTACCAGCAGGTCGGCCGTGCCGGGCGTGGCGTGGAGCATGCCGAGGTGCTGCTGCTGCCCGGCCGGGAGGACCAGGCGATCTGGGAGTACTTCGCCTCCATCGCCTTCCCTCCCGAGGAGCTCGTGCGCCGGACGATCGACGTGCTCGCCCACGCCGACAGGCCGCTGTCGCTGCCCGCGCTGGAGCCTCTGGTGGAGCTGCGCCGCTCCCGCCTGGAGACGATGCTGAAGGTCCTCGACGTGGACGGCGCGGTCCGGCGGGTCAAGGGCGGCTGGACCGCCACGGGACAGCCGTGGACGTACGACGCGGAGCGGTACGCATGGGTGGCGCGGCAGCGGGAGGCCGAACAGCAGGCGATGCGTGAGTACGCCGCGACCGCCGGCTGCCGGATGGAGTTCCTGCAGCGGCAGCTGGACGACGAGGGCGCGGCGCCCTGCGGCCGCTGCGACAACTGCGCGGGGCCGCGGTTCACCGCCGACGTGTCACCCGCGGCGCTGGACGCGGCGCGCGGTGAACTGGGCCGGGCGGGCGTCGTCGTCGAGCCTCGTCGTATGTGGCCGACGGGACTGCCCGCGATCGGTGTCGACCTCAAGGGCCGCATCCCGGCGGGTGAGCAGGCCGCGGCGGGGCGGGCCCTCGGCCGGCTCTCGGACATCGGCTGGGGCAACCGGCTGCGGCCGCTCCTCGCGCCGCAGGCCCCGGACGGTCCCGTGCCGGCCGATGTGCTCGACGCCGTGGTCGGCGTACTGGCCGACTGGGCGAAGGGGCCGGGCGGCTGGGCGAGCGGTGATCCGGAAGCGCCCGTCCGGCCCGTCGGGGTCGTCACCATGGCTTCCCGTACCAGGCCGCAGCTGATCGAGTCCCTCGGCGCCCGGGTGGCCGAGATCGGCCGGATGCCGCTGCTGGGTTCGATCGCGTACACGGATGCCGGTGGCGACACCCCCCTGCCGCGGTCGAACAGCGCTCAGCGGCTGCGCGCCCTCGACGGGGCGCTGGCCGTTCCACCGCAGCTCGCCGAGGCGCTGCGCGCAGCGGGCGGCCCGGTGCTCCTCGTGGACGACTCGACCGAGACCGGCTGGACGCTCGCGGTGGCCGCGCGGCTGCTGCGCCGGGCGGGGGCGGGAGGTGTACTGCCGCTGGTGCTCGCCGTGCAGGGCTGA
- a CDS encoding DUF4192 domain-containing protein — protein MTHHIEPANPADPRPTTSRNTPETRVTLRGPAELADALPYLLGFYPDDSVVLVALHGDRGRFGGRVRLGIPTDTGQWPYIADQLADCLITSGRERGTPPSGIIAFLCQDPSTAETGREVRDRLEPLAQRLRIACGSRDVPVMEALCISHGHFWSYVCPDERCCPAAGTPLAVPGTSVMAAAAAYSGVQVRGSLKEIEARLSPLTGSRAVDQVKALDAAAAALVPRMLSTQDPQTVREETLALLTRALHTFRDDPPSGSHRAKDACDDALLSHGEAAEMILGLQDRLTRDRAAAWMEGPDAAPALRLWRALARRCPDAYETHAAAPLTLAGWVSWATGDAASARVALCRALTLDPDYLFAQLLHRGLDEDLDPEKLRRCLRATARPAASAATPGADTIPGTDSISGAGTAPEPEQATSRTSDTPADLPTTADDESGSGTTAPRTGRTPFRRPRLDRPAGPRARTRPAARPHTGRPHPRTGPTGGRRDDRSPR, from the coding sequence ATGACCCACCACATCGAGCCGGCCAACCCGGCAGACCCCCGCCCCACCACTTCCCGGAACACCCCCGAGACCCGGGTGACCCTGCGCGGCCCCGCCGAACTCGCGGACGCTCTGCCGTACTTGCTCGGCTTCTATCCCGACGACAGCGTCGTCCTCGTCGCCCTCCACGGCGATCGCGGACGCTTCGGCGGCCGGGTCCGGCTCGGCATTCCCACCGACACCGGCCAGTGGCCCTACATCGCCGACCAGCTCGCCGACTGCCTGATCACCTCGGGCCGGGAGCGCGGTACGCCGCCCAGCGGCATCATCGCCTTCCTCTGCCAGGACCCGTCGACCGCCGAGACCGGCCGGGAAGTACGGGACCGCCTCGAACCGCTCGCCCAGCGACTGCGCATCGCCTGCGGCAGCCGGGACGTCCCCGTCATGGAAGCCCTGTGCATCTCCCACGGTCATTTCTGGTCCTACGTCTGCCCCGACGAGCGCTGCTGCCCCGCCGCCGGCACACCCCTCGCCGTGCCCGGTACGTCCGTCATGGCAGCGGCCGCCGCCTACTCCGGCGTCCAGGTCCGCGGATCGCTCAAGGAGATCGAAGCCCGGTTGTCCCCGCTGACCGGCTCCCGCGCTGTTGACCAGGTCAAAGCCCTCGACGCCGCGGCGGCCGCGCTCGTCCCGCGCATGCTCTCGACCCAGGACCCCCAAACGGTACGAGAAGAGACCCTCGCCCTCCTCACGCGCGCCCTCCACACCTTCCGCGACGACCCGCCGTCCGGCAGCCACCGCGCCAAGGACGCCTGCGACGACGCCCTCCTCAGCCATGGCGAGGCCGCCGAGATGATCCTCGGGCTCCAGGACCGCCTCACCAGGGACCGTGCCGCCGCGTGGATGGAGGGCCCGGACGCCGCGCCGGCCCTGCGGCTCTGGCGCGCGCTGGCCCGTCGCTGCCCCGACGCCTATGAAACCCATGCCGCCGCCCCGCTCACCCTGGCCGGCTGGGTCTCCTGGGCGACCGGCGACGCGGCTTCCGCCCGGGTGGCCCTGTGCCGCGCCCTCACCCTCGACCCCGACTACCTCTTCGCCCAGCTCCTCCACCGTGGCCTGGACGAAGACCTCGACCCCGAGAAACTCCGCCGCTGCCTTCGTGCCACGGCCCGCCCCGCAGCCTCTGCAGCCACCCCCGGGGCCGACACCATCCCTGGGACCGACTCCATCTCCGGGGCCGGCACCGCGCCGGAGCCGGAGCAGGCGACGAGCCGCACATCCGACACCCCCGCCGACCTGCCCACCACCGCTGACGACGAGTCCGGCAGCGGAACGACCGCCCCGCGCACCGGCCGCACACCGTTCCGCCGCCCGCGCCTCGATCGCCCTGCGGGCCCCCGAGCGCGCACCCGCCCCGCGGCCCGCCCTCACACAGGCCGCCCCCATCCGCGTACCGGTCCCACGGGAGGCCGCCGGGACGACCGGAGCCCACGATGA